The Octadecabacter arcticus 238 genome contains a region encoding:
- a CDS encoding lysophospholipid acyltransferase family protein: MLSTSLKSVLHHVRYFPLWSALTVLRWRAFDLRSRGLGTTFGVIMRWFPPARRRFDREAKRVFPGVKRSARAKLGQKMGMQMGRTLFEIYHDAEFQTQHHKFNASGPGLVALKEAQAAGKGAIIVSGHFGQWEAVRAVIKMQGLESGAVYRPNKNRHYERRIFAGIEAGGKPILATGRVGTKALVRHLRGGGIISILLDEKYSEGVRIPFLGYDALTSLSAAQLALKYDLPMIPAYGIRTEDGNAFNVDFEAPIPHTDSITMTHAFNDSLSARIMVDPEQWYWMLRRWDAV; this comes from the coding sequence ATGCTTTCCACATCTCTAAAATCAGTTTTACATCACGTCAGATACTTCCCTTTGTGGTCGGCTTTGACTGTTCTTCGATGGCGCGCCTTTGATTTGCGGTCACGTGGGTTAGGAACGACATTCGGTGTGATTATGCGTTGGTTTCCGCCAGCAAGACGCCGGTTTGACCGTGAAGCCAAACGGGTTTTTCCCGGTGTGAAGCGCAGTGCGCGCGCTAAGCTTGGTCAAAAAATGGGCATGCAAATGGGGCGGACGCTCTTTGAGATCTATCACGACGCTGAGTTTCAAACCCAACACCACAAATTCAACGCCTCAGGCCCTGGTCTTGTTGCCCTGAAAGAGGCTCAAGCGGCTGGCAAGGGAGCGATCATTGTTTCTGGCCACTTTGGCCAATGGGAAGCTGTTCGCGCAGTTATCAAAATGCAGGGACTTGAAAGCGGAGCTGTGTATCGACCAAACAAAAACCGCCATTACGAACGCCGCATTTTTGCGGGGATTGAAGCAGGGGGGAAGCCAATTTTGGCAACTGGCCGCGTGGGAACCAAGGCTCTTGTGCGCCATTTGCGGGGCGGCGGTATTATCTCAATCTTATTAGATGAGAAGTATTCGGAGGGTGTGCGAATACCTTTCCTTGGGTATGATGCTCTAACATCTCTCTCTGCGGCCCAGCTTGCACTCAAGTACGACCTACCCATGATACCAGCCTATGGTATCCGCACTGAAGACGGGAACGCGTTCAACGTGGATTTCGAAGCCCCAATCCCACACACCGACAGCATTACAATGACCCATGCTTTCAATGACAGCCTATCTGCGCGGATCATGGTTGATCCAGAACAGTGGTACTGGATGTTGAGGCGTTGGGACGCTGTGTGA
- a CDS encoding LacI family DNA-binding transcriptional regulator — protein sequence MTHRFPLKEIARQSGLSTATVDRAINNRANVSPQTKARVAAAISELEGQEVQLTARGRRLFFDFVIEAPTRFSREVQQAAEQVLPRIGSAVCRPRFQAQEIMSEDDVTVALSRIAKRGSHGVCIKARDLPAIRAAVDQLIASGIPVVTLVTDLTTTKRIAYVGLDNQSAGRTAAYLIAKTVGDSAGTVLTSRSNDHFLGEEEREVAFNATLTRLCPNLRIIDASGGSGVHFETSRIMQSIVTGLDQMRAVYSMGGGNTAILNALEQNGSLPDIYVAHDLDNDNRRLIEDGRLSFVLHHDLRVDLQNVFQAFLHHHKLTPAPLYTTMSPIQVVTPENIPPHSRRL from the coding sequence ATGACGCATCGTTTTCCACTTAAAGAAATTGCGAGACAGTCAGGTCTCAGCACCGCGACGGTTGACCGTGCGATAAACAATCGCGCGAACGTCAGCCCGCAAACCAAGGCACGTGTTGCCGCAGCCATTTCCGAACTTGAAGGACAAGAGGTGCAATTGACCGCCCGTGGGCGACGTCTGTTTTTTGATTTTGTCATCGAAGCGCCAACGCGCTTTAGCCGTGAAGTACAGCAGGCCGCTGAACAGGTTTTACCACGTATCGGGAGCGCCGTGTGCCGTCCAAGGTTCCAAGCGCAGGAGATTATGAGCGAAGACGATGTCACCGTGGCTTTGTCGCGCATCGCCAAACGTGGCAGCCATGGCGTGTGCATCAAAGCGCGTGATCTGCCGGCAATTAGGGCGGCGGTGGATCAATTGATCGCATCAGGCATTCCTGTGGTCACGTTGGTTACTGACCTGACCACGACGAAGCGCATTGCCTATGTCGGCCTTGATAATCAAAGCGCAGGTCGCACGGCGGCCTATTTGATTGCGAAAACAGTCGGCGACAGTGCAGGAACAGTCCTGACCTCAAGAAGTAATGATCATTTTTTGGGGGAGGAAGAGCGAGAAGTGGCGTTCAATGCGACCCTGACCCGACTGTGTCCAAACCTGCGCATCATTGATGCAAGTGGGGGCAGCGGCGTGCATTTTGAAACATCGCGTATCATGCAAAGTATTGTCACAGGTCTGGACCAAATGCGTGCCGTATATTCGATGGGCGGCGGCAACACGGCTATTTTGAATGCCCTCGAACAGAACGGGTCACTGCCTGATATTTATGTGGCCCACGATCTGGACAACGACAACAGACGGTTAATCGAAGATGGCCGTCTCAGTTTTGTTCTGCACCATGACCTTCGCGTTGATTTACAAAACGTGTTCCAAGCCTTCTTGCATCATCACAAGCTTACGCCCGCTCCGCTTTACACCACAATGTCTCCTATTCAGGTCGTTACGCCCGAGAATATTCCACCTCACAGCAGACGTCTTTAG
- a CDS encoding tyrosine-type recombinase/integrase: MNIQQPTPMTPLRARMIADMSGRNLGPASQSSHLRACKRFAAWLGRSPETATPDDVKYFQQYLVESGVSICTRNQTMTGVKFLFRVTLRRHDLVAEIFHLKEPVKIPLVLSKKEIKRILAMAPSLKARVMLSLAYGCGMRAGEVVRLKVGDIDSDQEIIRIVQSKGRKDRNVMLPSDILGLLRQWWKERPTGQDRDVPAPERNLFPGYRSKHLSSRQISRLFKQTAQEAGITKPVTLHTLRHSFATHLLERGVDIRVIQALLGHSKLTTTARYASVATGMIAAVDSPLDDLNGAKRKKGKPKPS, from the coding sequence ATGAACATTCAACAACCGACACCAATGACGCCCCTTCGTGCGCGCATGATCGCGGATATGTCAGGGCGCAATCTCGGCCCTGCGTCCCAGTCCAGCCACCTGCGCGCCTGCAAGCGTTTTGCGGCTTGGCTCGGGCGGTCTCCGGAGACTGCCACGCCAGACGATGTGAAGTATTTCCAGCAGTATTTGGTCGAGAGCGGCGTCAGCATTTGCACGCGAAACCAGACGATGACTGGCGTCAAGTTTCTGTTCCGCGTGACCCTGAGACGTCATGATCTCGTGGCTGAGATTTTTCACCTTAAAGAACCGGTAAAGATACCGCTGGTTCTCAGCAAGAAGGAGATCAAGCGCATCTTGGCCATGGCCCCCAGTCTTAAGGCACGGGTGATGTTGTCGCTGGCCTATGGCTGTGGGATGCGCGCAGGCGAAGTTGTGCGGCTCAAGGTCGGCGATATTGATAGCGATCAGGAGATCATCCGCATCGTGCAATCGAAGGGGCGCAAGGATCGCAACGTCATGCTGCCGTCCGATATCTTGGGCCTGTTGCGTCAGTGGTGGAAAGAGCGCCCCACCGGTCAGGATAGAGATGTTCCTGCACCCGAGCGGAACCTGTTTCCCGGCTATCGCAGCAAGCACCTTTCGTCGCGACAGATATCGCGGCTGTTCAAACAGACTGCGCAGGAAGCTGGGATCACAAAACCTGTTACGTTGCATACACTTCGTCATTCTTTCGCGACCCATTTACTGGAACGCGGCGTCGATATCCGGGTGATCCAAGCCTTGCTCGGGCATTCCAAACTGACAACTACTGCGCGCTATGCCAGTGTTGCCACCGGCATGATTGCGGCGGTGGACAGTCCGCTGGATGATCTGAATGGGGCCAAGCGCAAGAAGGGGAAGCCTAAGCCTTCATAG
- a CDS encoding phytanoyl-CoA dioxygenase family protein has translation MMNHIETDAGYFDNAECDLNAFTLLIDQTANASTVPNADDVQKNTPIYDMARLRPSLEDKERRQTIMAEWARVLQAGAGVLVLRGAYADTTVLDEATAIYEQIIATEKLASGGGGDHFAASGSNDRIWNSLQKLCEEAPDVFLRYFANTSIAAACEAWLGPNYQMTAQINLVHPGGAAQQAHRDYHLGFQTAEISAEYPAHVHDLSPALTLQGAVAHCDMPVESGPTKLLPFSQLYRAGYAAWRRDDFRALFEERCIQLPLAKGDALFFNPALFHAAGANTSSDVHRMANLLQVSSAFGRAMETVDREEMCKLLYPHAMAAHQNSTLGVSDLKAAIAASAEGYSFPTNLDRDPPKGGLAPETQQALFARALAEGFDLQEFGAILDEMRVKQLA, from the coding sequence ATGATGAACCATATCGAAACTGATGCAGGATACTTTGATAACGCCGAATGTGATCTGAACGCATTCACTCTGCTTATTGATCAAACTGCAAACGCATCAACCGTTCCGAACGCAGACGACGTCCAAAAGAATACCCCAATTTATGACATGGCCAGATTGCGTCCATCGCTTGAGGACAAAGAGCGGCGCCAGACAATTATGGCTGAATGGGCGCGTGTTCTTCAGGCGGGTGCAGGCGTTCTGGTTTTACGTGGGGCGTACGCGGACACTACCGTTCTTGACGAGGCCACAGCAATCTACGAGCAAATTATTGCAACAGAAAAACTGGCAAGTGGCGGTGGAGGTGACCATTTCGCGGCATCTGGGTCCAATGACAGGATATGGAACTCCTTGCAAAAACTGTGCGAAGAGGCTCCGGATGTATTTTTACGATATTTCGCCAATACATCCATCGCTGCGGCGTGCGAGGCATGGCTTGGCCCAAACTATCAAATGACAGCTCAGATCAATCTGGTTCATCCAGGCGGTGCGGCACAGCAAGCCCACAGAGACTATCACCTCGGCTTTCAAACGGCCGAAATTAGTGCGGAATATCCCGCGCATGTTCACGACCTTTCGCCTGCTCTGACGCTGCAAGGTGCCGTCGCACATTGTGACATGCCAGTTGAAAGTGGCCCAACAAAGCTTTTGCCGTTCTCGCAACTTTACCGCGCAGGTTATGCCGCGTGGCGACGGGACGATTTTAGGGCGCTGTTTGAAGAGCGTTGCATTCAATTGCCACTGGCGAAAGGGGATGCCCTATTTTTCAACCCAGCACTTTTTCATGCGGCCGGCGCAAATACGAGCAGTGACGTTCACCGCATGGCCAACTTGTTGCAGGTGTCGTCTGCGTTCGGGCGTGCCATGGAAACTGTAGACCGTGAGGAGATGTGCAAATTGCTGTATCCCCATGCGATGGCCGCACACCAGAACAGCACATTGGGCGTTTCAGACCTAAAGGCTGCAATTGCTGCGTCTGCAGAAGGGTATTCATTTCCGACCAATTTGGACCGCGATCCCCCCAAAGGCGGGCTTGCACCTGAAACCCAGCAAGCGCTGTTTGCGCGTGCCCTTGCTGAGGGTTTTGATCTTCAGGAATTTGGAGCGATTTTGGATGAAATGCGCGTCAAACAATTAGCATAG
- a CDS encoding sulfite exporter TauE/SafE family protein, producing MLDNFLPEIGPWVVCAITVFIGTLIQRLSGAGYGMFAAPVMALVAPEWVPGTVILVGFIIGSGAMLNTRDSVEWKDLPPGFAGRILGTSIAAYIATAVVGTDALAIIVGLVVLFAVSLTLFGTTFPISKPSLFIAGGVGGVMGTLTGIGAPPMAILYSNVEARRSAATQNAFYGFGTLISIVALSVAGVLTLPQLAFAASLAPLVPVALRTSRPLATRFERGAIRPWALGLATVSALALLARSL from the coding sequence ATGCTAGATAATTTTTTACCTGAAATTGGACCGTGGGTGGTTTGTGCCATCACGGTTTTCATTGGCACACTTATTCAACGGTTGTCGGGCGCAGGTTATGGGATGTTTGCCGCACCTGTTATGGCGCTTGTCGCCCCAGAATGGGTGCCCGGAACGGTTATCCTTGTTGGGTTCATCATTGGCTCAGGCGCTATGCTTAACACTCGAGATTCCGTCGAATGGAAAGACTTGCCACCCGGCTTTGCAGGTCGAATTTTGGGTACAAGCATTGCCGCCTACATCGCCACGGCTGTTGTCGGGACCGATGCCTTGGCAATCATTGTGGGTCTTGTTGTGTTGTTTGCAGTCAGCCTGACACTGTTTGGTACAACATTTCCGATTTCCAAACCCTCTCTCTTTATTGCTGGTGGAGTTGGCGGCGTCATGGGAACACTCACAGGCATCGGTGCGCCCCCAATGGCGATCCTCTATTCCAACGTTGAAGCGCGAAGATCAGCCGCGACACAGAACGCTTTCTATGGTTTTGGCACCCTAATCTCAATAGTGGCGCTTTCGGTCGCCGGGGTTCTCACCCTGCCACAACTCGCGTTTGCGGCCTCGCTCGCACCGCTAGTACCAGTAGCTTTGAGGACGTCGCGACCTTTAGCAACTCGTTTTGAGCGCGGTGCAATTCGGCCATGGGCGCTTGGGCTGGCGACCGTGTCAGCATTGGCGTTGCTCGCACGCAGTCTGTAA